From the Lactuca sativa cultivar Salinas chromosome 9, Lsat_Salinas_v11, whole genome shotgun sequence genome, the window ccgtctggttcgggggtatgacaggttggtatcagagctctgtttatagtgaactagcatatctaaccacacattgatatgcaactataaaccaaaaagggacaaaacaactctgaacaaaacaaaacaaataaaacccAACGATAAAAACACTCCTACTCGTAAGACACaggaaaaataacataataccaaatcaaataagataatgctagcatctcggttaagtCGGGACTGTTTATAGTCATATTAAGATGCTAAAGTAACAAATAACTAGCTAGACATCATCCAAACTACAAATCAAACCATAAAAAGTCAAGCAATCTaaactaaatgaaagtcataggtttttagctcatgattttaACAAGTAAACAAAGAAAAACGAAATTCAAATTAGCATTCATGATTAAACTAAACAAGAAAAACGAAATCGGAAGTTGTATTGCCTCAAATCTCACGAATCCAATATATGATCGACCTTCTGCAACTCCAAGCTTCAAAGGGTGTTTTTGGCCTTTAAAGGACAATAATAGCTCCAAAAAAAGTTGAGTTTTCGGAAGATAATGACTTCTATATATACACGTCGTGGCCTTTGTGTTTATCATGTGTTCAACAAGTCTTCTAGATCCATGGGGGGAATCCAAAACGTCACGTCGTGGTAAGTGCATAGGTTTTCAAAAGATCGCAAAAAAAATTTGTCCTTCCTACTGAATCTGTCGCGACGTATGTCATCGGCACAACTTTTCAAGTCAAACAATCATGGTCAATGTTGGCAAAAGCTATGGCAACGACATGTTGTCGGCGTAGCCCTTCTTTAAGCAATGACAATAATAGTGAGGATATATGTCTTCGCTATAGATTCGTATTGTTGTTTTCAAACTAAACGGCAAGTcccaaaaaaaacaaaacataaataaaaatattgttttgaaaaagttattTTTACCATCCAAAAAGAATTTACACCGATCTATATAAAACTTTTATGTTTTAATACAGAAGCACAATACATTTTATTTACCTAGATGGATGTTACTTATATTCTTCGCATTCAAGTCTATATGAATGCTTTTCGACGATATAAAATTAAATAGTTAATATTTCTACAACTAACAATCATTTGGATtatctataaataaataataatttgttTTAGATATACAAATTTTTACACATGCATAATGCGTGTGGTATATATATGGACTGTCACATAACCTCTAAGAATctatatatttaaatatttacacATTAATGCGTCTAGTATTTAAAGCCGCCAAATTGGAATGGTCGTCTCCTAAACCGTAAAAGTTACTAAAACAATGAAATAATGGTAAATAGACAGTAGGTCAAGTGAGgcgataatttttttaattaatcctGACTATAAATAAGTAGCAGTCCGACCCCAAGACAGTATCAGTGTATTACCAGGTGAAGAGATCTCAAACGTAACTTGTCTCTATATAGGACTTTTTTGTTTTCCCACGAGCTTTAGGTTTTTGTAATTAACTCTTTCTATGTTTAGCTTACATAAATCTCACAATACTCTTTACATTTGCAGGTTAATCATATCTATCAACAACATGGGTGCAGGTGGTAGGATGTCAAACGATCCATTTGATGGTAAAAAGATCCTGGAACGTGTCCCAGTTGATCCACCGTTTTCATTAAGTGATTTAAAGAAAGCGATCCCTGCCCATTGCTTCAAGCGATCCGTCATCCGTTCATCTTACTATGTTGTTCACGATCTGATTGTTGCCTACGTTTTCTACTTCCTTGCAAATACATATATTCCTTTTCTTCCAGCTCCTTTGGCCTACTTAGCTTGGCCGGTTTATTGGTTCTGTCAAGCAAGCATCCTCACGGGCTTATGGGTCATCGGCCATGAATGCGGTCACCATGCCTTTAGCGAATACCAATGGATTGATGACACTGTCGGCTTCATCCTCCACTCAGCTCTCATGACACCTTATTTCTCATGGAAATATAGCCATCGAAATCACCATGCCAACACAAATTCTCTTGATAATGATGAAGTTTACATTCCTAAACGCAAGTCTAAAGTCAGGTGGTACTCAAAACTTCTGAACAACCCACCTGGTCGAGTGTTCACTTTGGTTTTTAGGTTCACTCTAGGATTTCCTTTATACCTCTTAACTAATATTTCTGGCAAGAAATACGGAAGGTTTGCCAACCACTTTGATCCCATGAGTCCAATTTTCACCGAGCGCGAGCGAATTCAGGTTCTGTTATCAGATCTTGGTCTTCTTGCCGTGTTTTATGCAATCAAGATTGCTGTAACAACAAAAGGAGCTGCTTGGGTAGCCTGTATATATGGAGTTCCAGTGGTAGGAGTGCATGTGTTTTTCGTTATCATTACGTATTTGCACCACACCCATCTGTCTTTGCCCCATTATGATTCAAGTGAATGGAACTGGATCAGAGGGGCATTGTCAACAATTGACAGGGACTTCGGATTCCTGAATAGGGTTTTCCATGACGTTACACACACTCACGTATTACATCATCTGATTTCGTACATTCCACATTATCATGCAAAGGAGGCAAGGGATGCTATCATTCCAGTTTTGGGTGAGTACTATAAGATCGATAGGACTCCAATATTTAAAGCAATGTGGAGAGAGGCTAAAGAATGCATCTATATCGAGCCTGATGAAGATAACAAACACACAGGTGTATTTTGGTACCATAAAATGTGAACGATTGCTGATATCATATTACTTTCTAAATTACTAGCTATATGTACCGTATGTTGGAAAACATTCCAATTATATACGTCCACAGGCCATTTGTATAATAAAATAAGTTCATCGTTTACTATTTATATCCAAAGGTGTTACTAATTGAttattcaaaaattttaaaatcgTTATCCCGATCGTTTTCACCTACATACACATATGGATCCCGGTCTTATATTTTAGATTATACTGAGTTAATTATTATCACAAAAATGAATATTACATTTGCGTACAATTTGTAATTATTATTATCACACGTACACTCATGATAAATAATTTGTTTACACATACATCCGTCTAATACTTTTATTTCAGTTGAAGATTTGTTATGCAATATATACTTAACAAAAAATTAATTTTCTTTGATAatgtataatatataatattttgaaaaatTATAAATATACTTTTTAGATGGTTTTACTTTTATcttcatttttatatatttttgtcaTAGTGTAATTTATTCAAGGTATTTTATATTTTGGTTCTCAAAATCTCTCATTATTGGAAGGTAGATTTTATAAgaacataaataataatattacacCAAATATACAATAGATATTAATTTGCAACCTTAGTAGATGGAATAATTTATAATAACTTCATAATATATATCTAGCTAGTAAAATATTGTCAAAACTTAAGGATGTTACAAGTTCATTCTCTGATTTCAACATTCTTCCGTATTTATTTTTTGCCATCCGTAAGGTAGCAACCTGCATTCTGTTTCTGCATCGGTTTCAATATTTATTCTTTTGATAGATTTGAAGATATTTGGCTTTCTGCCATCAGTTTCAATGCTTTTCTTCCAACTTTTTTGACATACTTGAAGGGCACTCTCTTTAAAAGTACATTTCTGTTTCAGttagcttttaaaataaaataaatagtcCCTATATAAATAATTTTGACTATGTATGTGGTTATATATATGCCTGTGTATGcgacagtgtgtgtgtgtgtgtgtgtctctatATGTATttgaatgtgtgtgtgttttgaccTATATGTATCTAAATGTGAATGTCCACGTGACTATTTTGTTCAATAAAAAATTGAAGCTATAAAaatcaaataaatgaaagtgcattgctatttgaTGCACATATTACCTTTTATAattgtgtgtgtttatgtgtatgtatatgatTGTGTATGCTTATGTGTATCTCATTGTCTATGTCTATGTGTCTATTTTCTTCAATAAATAAATTTGAAGCTATAAAAATCAAATACATGAAAGTGCATTGTTATTTGCTGCACAGATTACCTTTTCTGATTTTGTGAGTTTGTGATTGTATGAACCTGATAGTGTGTGTCTACATGTTTTTTCTTCAATAAAAAGTTTGAAGCTATAAAaatcaaataaatgaaagtgcatTACTATTTGTTGCACAAATTACCTTTTGGCCACCATATTAGGATACAATATCCAAAAACCCATCATGCACCTGCTATACAAATAAATGATATGTTTTAATTGGTTGAATATGCTTCCATGTTTtcgtttttgttatatttttaatagcttctatattaaaaaaaaagtgcCATAGTACAAGGTAGAGATAAATTAACCAAAAACAACTATAATACTGTAGAAAATAACTTCGCAAAAGGTTTGTAATAAGAAGTGCACATTTCACATAAGATATAAGTACTAATATCTCATACGCCTTTTTTTTAAACACTCGAAAGGCACTCCCTTTGAAAGTAGATTATTATCTCATGAAATTACAAAGCTCTTTTCAAAAAACGTTGACCTCAAACTTTTTTCTCCATTAACATTAGTCACCTTAACCATCTAGGAATTGCCAAAAATCTGAAGAAGTGCCAATCATTTGATGAGTCATTTGGATGTGTTTCCTGATTTTTGAGTGGgatattgaaaattttgaaaaatctgtAAGTAAGATAGTTAAAACACTCAATCCGAAAAcctaaaaacctttttttttgtgaaatacGTTGATGCCGCACCAATCCCTCTCCGTTGTCAATCCCAAGTCTCCGATTTCACAATCTTCTTCGCCTTGCACCCGTTGCTTACTCGCTGAGTCCTTGAGTGAAATATGTCttaaaatcggctacacttctTGCACCCGTCTATCAGCCTATGATCAAGCTCTGTTGGTAGACTTATACTCACTCACTGATCAAATCTGTTGCTGACCAGCCGTCTCCATGACTCTCCGAACCTCCATCCTCCGTTGTTGTCGTCCATTCACCGGTTGCACTGTTTTTTCTATTGTTCTCCACCTCTTCTTTTCTCTTTAAAATTAGATTTTCAAGATCAAGAACGTCATCTTTATTTGCTTTTAAAAATCCCGTCTTCACCGACTTCATTTTATAGTCTGCATTCTTGAATCGGTAGCTTGTAAGTTTTAAGTGATAAAAACAAAGATGTGTGAAGCttcttaaaatatatataatgtatgctatgaaacacaaaatattttcatttttaatgttAATTCATTAATATCGTATTAATTATAAAGgtttatatatgttgtttgtttctaaattgatttgtttatttttattaacGACTGAGtttatgaaataaaataatatttcatgTATAAGGTTAAGtcttttcttttctctctctctctctctttatgaatatatatatatatatatatatatatatatatatatatatatatatatgtatagggaAAAGGAAATTTACATTACATCCCCACCTAAGCTTATgtactaaacctcttgaaaatacattgttttatTATATAAGGATTACAGTTAATGGATTCACGATTAATACTTCAAGATGTAAATTTAAGATCGACacaatagggtttagggtttagggtttagggtttagtgtttagaTTTAGGCTTTAGGGTTTAgctttagtgtttagggtttaaatttagggtttaggtttaggtttagggtttagtaatgttgacttggatgaagtaataaacgataTTTGAGGAAAGAAAACGAAGATGATAAAACGATAATGAAATAAAGAAATGTTATGGAGaatgatatatttaccaagtgaaaccaaaccgggtatatttagcatgttaaaacgacatattttagaggtttggtacctaagcttaggtagggctgtaatgtatattccctatccccatatatatatatatatatatatatatatatatatatatatatatatatatatatatatatatatatatatatatatatatataataaaataagttCATAGTTTACTATTTATATCCAAAGGTGTTACTAAATGATtattcaaaatttttaaaattgttatCCCAATCGTTTTCACCAACATACACATATGGATCCCGGTCTTATATTTTAGACAATACTAAGTTAATTATTATCACAAAAATGAAGATTACATTTGCATACATATTGtaattaatattataaataatttgttaacaCATACATTCATCTGATACTTTTATTTCAGTTGATGATTTGTTATGCAATATATATCCttaacaaaaaaattaattttctttGATAatgtataatatataatattttgtaAAATTATAAATATACTTTTTAGATCGTTTTACTTTTATcttcatttttatatatttttgtcaTAGTCTAATTTATTCAACGTATTTTAGATTTTGGTTCTCAAAATCTCTCATTATTGGAAGGTAGATTTCATAAgaacataaataataatattacacCAAATATACAATAGATATTAATTTGCAATCTTAGTAGATGGAATAATTTATAATAacttcataatatatatatatatatatatatatatatatatatatatatatatatatatatatatatatatatatatatatatatatatatatatatatatatatatatatatatatctagctAGTAAAATATTGTCAAAACTTAAGGATGTTACAAGTTCATTCTCTGATTTCAACATTCTTCCGTATTTATTTTTTGGCATCCGTAAGGTAGCAACCTGCATTCTGTTTCTGCATCGGTTTCAATATTTATTCTTTTGATAGATTTGAAGATTTTTGGCTTTCTGCCATCGGTTTCAATGCTTTTCTTCCAACTTTTTTTGACATACTTGAAGGGCACTCTCTTTACAAGTACATTTCTATTTCAGTTagcatttaaaataaaataaatggtcCATGTATAAATTTTTTTGACTATGTATGTGATTATATATGTGACTGTGTATGcgacagtgtgtgtgtgtgtctatatgtATTTGAATATGTGTGTGTTTTGACCTATATATTTGAATATGTATGTCCAGGTGTCTATTTtgttcaataaaaaaaattggagCTATAAAAATCAAATAAATGGAAGTGCATTGCTATTTGATGCACATATTACCTTTTACGattgtgtgtgtttatgtgtatgtatatgatTGTGTTTGCTTATGTTTATCTGATTGTCTGTGTCTTTGTGTCTATTTTCTTCAATAAATAAATTTGAAGCTATAAAAATCAAATACGTAAAAGTGCGTTGTTATTTGCTGCACATATTACCTTTTCtgattttgtgtgtttgtgaTTGTATGTACTTGATAGTGTGTGTCTATGTGTTTTTTCTTCAATAAAAAGTTTGAAGCTATAAAAATCAAATAAATGAAAATGCATTACTATTTGTTGCACAAATTACCTTTTGGCCGCCATATTATGGGACAATATCCACAAACCCATCACGCACCTGCTTAAGCTGATTTGGTTTAATTGGTTGAATATGCTTCCatgtttttgtttttcttatttttttaataggttctgtattaaaaaaaaaaaaaaagtggcaTAGTACAAGGTTGAGATAAATTAACCAAAAACAACTATAAGATACAGTACAAAATAACTTCGCAAAAGGTTTGTAATAAGAAGTGCACATTTCACATAAGATATAAGTACTAATATCTTATACACCTTTTTTTAACACTTGAAAGGCACTCCCTTTGAAAGTAGATTATTATCTCATGAAATTACAATCTCAAGCTCTTTTCTAAAAACGTTGACCTCAAACTTTTTTCTCCATTAACATTAGTCACCTTAACAATCTAGGAATTGCCCTCAATCTGAAGAAGTGCCAATCATTTGATGAGTCATTTGGATGTGTTTTCTGAATTTTGAGTGGGATAtagaaaaatttgaaaaatctgTAAGTAAGAAACATAAAACCCTCAATCCAAAAAgctaaaaccttttttttttgtgaaatatgTTGACGCCGCACCAATCCCTCTCCATTGTCAGTCCCAAGTCTCCGATTTCACAATCTTCTTCGCCTGGCACCCGTTGCTTACTCGCTGAGTCCCTGAGTGAAATATGTCTTAAAATCAGCTACACTTCTTGCGCCCGTCTATCAGCCTATGATCAAGCTCTGTTGGTAGACTTATACTCACTCATTGATCAAACCCGTTGCTGACAAGCCATCTCCACGACTCTCCGAACCTCcgtcctccgttgttgttgtccTCTTCGCCGGTTGCACTGTTTTCCTATTATTCTCCACCTCTTCTTTTCTCTTGAAAATTAGATCTTCAGATTAGAAACGTCGTCTTTATTTGCTTTTGAAAATCCCGTCTTCACCGACTTCATTTTATAGTCTGCATTCTTGAATCGGTAGCTTGTAAGTCTTAAGTGATAAAAAACAAAGATATGTGAAGCTTCCTAAAATATCTATAATGTATTCTATGAAAcacaaaatattttcatttctaaTGTTAATTCATTAATATCGTATTAAATATAAAGGTTTATATATGTTGTTCGTTTCTAAATTGATTTGTTTATTTTGATTAACGACTGAGTTTatgaaataaaattatatttcatGTATAAGGTTAagtattttctctctctctctctctctctatatatatatatatatatatatatatatatatatatatatatatatatatataatatttgttgagttataaaacaaacttgaagatcgatcagatctttgtaacaggtattgcgatgaacacaaaacaataaataagacaagtgtggatcaaaatatgtcgaatgattagatcaaacaatccttagcagagctcgactaagaacttccgctgtagaagattttagggttacaagaacgataataaacttgctgaataatactctgatcgttctattctatcgttaacctttaagatgcatgcaagcacctatatttatactaaaccctactaaactcacggatggacaggcccataccggagatacaaaatggactagcTGACGAGCCCAATAGACACAATACtttatacaaaacacgacccaccaatctccccctttgcgtcaaattggagcgagactacttcttcttcttgcttgggccagcagcgagaactttcttcgtagtatcaaacagacgtgagattagcgcgagaatagtctgtctgaaccgattgtaccattgaatcatgtcaacaaagtacttgacatcatccgttgtgttctgcttgcatctgtggatgatccccaaaacatgctctaaaCAGGCAGTGGTGTTGAGGTGTTTGTcggccaaggcgaaaagacatttctgtcattcgttcctggtaaacatgaccgaattccttctcgagtcaattttacccatctgcatttggttgagatcactggcagagccaacaggaaaaATTGTaagtttcttcttaaatacgctcgcaatctcctgatccatcagtgcaacttccatgatgtagcacacaagcatcctcttgaaatggtcgatgatcggatcgtattcagcttcgttggtgagtaggatattgtgcaagataatccaatcatggagattaaggttgggaagatctgcaagggaaatagcatgttcggttttggcagatcccgaagtaccttgaaccgaatgttgatgaagttcccttcactatacggcttcaagacccgaacgttgacaactttctgagcgctccaagtctgatattggggttgagcagccttcagataaaaattgattaactcccgatcaacctgtggatgaggatgagggaactctgcaacgttagagaaggcatgaaagataaacgcctttcgggtcagtggcatgtcgaactgtgagtcgacagtgttggaacaatctagagagattacaggttccagccacaagatactcggtgtgtcaattgcttctttaatcatcctctcgagagtccaagcaggaaaaagagttttcctactctcaagaaggtcgtgggcttccttctgttttcgttcggcttcttcagcctctctagccacacgagcactgatatcaACATCATCGTTTCGACTTTTTCGCTTCAACAATTCAGCGATtgtctctttatcttcatcttcttcctcctcagcaatctttttgcctttgtgtttcacaccggaaccggaggcttggcctactggaggaggttcggttgtgtgagttgcttttgaggtaggaggtggttgagacattgattccttctctcccccttgtttcggaatggacacgaaatcaagtagcccttcaattttgctgagtagggcaagggcgggagcgagcttctctgcaaggtcacgtcTCACAGTATAGTTAAGAATaagatcatgtgcttcgaggatgttggagatggcagagtggacatccgaaacacacgactttatcacctccctttcagaccgaagagagtcaatctcctgttgagagttggagagttgaacgctcttgaccttcagagtggTGGTCTTCTTGGCTagaacatccataagagagttctcggcggccaaatcttcttgtagcttggagagacgctcttCAATGGTTGTtcggaaagctgagttgtcgtcagaaatggTTTGACAAagagaagcgaaggacttcaactcagttgagACTGACGTTGCCAGCTGGTGGACAATaggttccagcgtagtcttggcagcattggcactctcctgtaaagactttaacagggaagaggcatcagtaaatagtttatcgactttttcggtcgcagcctgacagacATTTGTAGAGGCATCGATGGCGGTGGTTGCAGAAGCAAGGGAATCTTGttgagctttggagaaagcgtcaacaatcttctgaactgcatcttcagaaagggatgactgagaagtggaagaggaggcgatgagcgagtCAATTTtttcatggagctccttgagatgtctttTGGTtacaggagcgtcgtcatcgtcatcactctgtacttgaaacgggctatagtagaccgagtcaaacgtcatattctccctgccaaggagtggttcttctcccTCCGAAGCATGACCAGgcgaaggtggtggtggtgaagctggtggtgcaGTAGTATGGGTAGGCTCGGGTGCTTTTGTGGTTTTGGGTGTaggtgtaggttcgggtgctggggtggtttcgggtgcgtcagtatgaacccctgtatcagatacgttggctctaatatatgcagtggttgttgtggttgcgtcggtgaatataggtggtggtattgggatggaagtgggtgTTATTggagtagtggaagttatggggggaatagaaataggaatggttttaagtggagaggaaataggagaagtagagacatgaacttcaggggttggagatctgggtggagtgttgccacgtggagagtcatcagaatctgaactctcaccctcagattcgcttgaggaggaagggATAACAAGCTTTCTCCTCGGCTGAGTTTTTCTTCTCTTCTGCTGCGGAGATTGAGCAGCcttggtgggtttcctcttccttGGAGACGGGCCTTTTGCCCCTTTGgccacctgtttccctttatcagccttcttgcctcttggagtaggcttgtcggcgtcatgtaTTGACTTCAGcatctccggagtaagatccctcggaccagaacgcttgaattcCTTGTATGTcctgataatccggctatcagcaggaacatccccatacatggtttccggaataGAACCGTTGAACGGAAACTTTGAAGCATCCgatacaatgatcttcgtggtatggaaggtaccaatcgaagacattggagcaccagcgacaatggggacgtggtacttgtccatcacccatttcgtgataagagtccagaacctagcatacgaaatctctgaatgtctggaagtagaggagagactctggatgagttgtttccatagaacagacccataatccatgttgatgccattatagatcccatacatgatggagagaaataaacaacTGGCTCCATCAGACCCAA encodes:
- the LOC111896580 gene encoding delta(12) fatty acid desaturase DES8.11; translation: MGAGGRMSNDPFDGKKILERVPVDPPFSLSDLKKAIPAHCFKRSVIRSSYYVVHDLIVAYVFYFLANTYIPFLPAPLAYLAWPVYWFCQASILTGLWVIGHECGHHAFSEYQWIDDTVGFILHSALMTPYFSWKYSHRNHHANTNSLDNDEVYIPKRKSKVRWYSKLLNNPPGRVFTLVFRFTLGFPLYLLTNISGKKYGRFANHFDPMSPIFTERERIQVLLSDLGLLAVFYAIKIAVTTKGAAWVACIYGVPVVGVHVFFVIITYLHHTHLSLPHYDSSEWNWIRGALSTIDRDFGFLNRVFHDVTHTHVLHHLISYIPHYHAKEARDAIIPVLGEYYKIDRTPIFKAMWREAKECIYIEPDEDNKHTGVFWYHKM